The genomic region ACTTTTTAGGGAAGCGCTACTGCCCGGAATGCAGCTTTTCGAGGAATGAAGGGGAATATGCTGAGTGAACTCAATAAAAGAATAATGCTTTATGGGCTAATTATACGCTATAGTGGAAAATATATGTAACAAATTCAATTGTCCTAAAAAAATACTTTTTTTGGCACAAAATTAAGCTCCTTATATTATTTGTTTCAATAACGTAAAATACTATTTACTTTTTTAAATATATTTGTAAAAAATATTTAACGTTATGCCTAGAAATAGCCTTATACTACTACCTAAAAACCAAAAGCTTTTACAAGCAGTAGGAGAAAATATCAAGTTGGCACGCTTACGCAGGAAACTAACGATGGATCAGGTTTCAGAGCGGGCAGGGATTTCCCGTCCTACACTTTCTTCCCTTGAAAAAGGAAGTCCTTCAATTTCTTTAGGTATTATTCTCCAGGTTTTATTAGTATTAGGATTGGAGAAGGATATATTGCTTTTGGCCAAAGATGATACATTGGGTAGAAAAATACAGGATGCCGATCTAACCGTTAAAGAACGTGGTCCAAAAAATACCAAGAAATAATGACACAGGAACGAAAAGAAATATTGGTATATGCGCATTGGGATGGAATTGAAGATCCATTCTTAATGGGGAGTTTATATGCTACGCCATCTAGAGGAAAAGAAATATTTTCCTTTGAATATGCTAAAGAATGGTTACAATCGGATTATGCCCAGATCATAGATCCAGATTTACAATTATTCGAAGGAGCCCAGTACCTGACTGATGAGAAATCCAATTTCGGTATTTTCTTGGATTCCTCACCTGATCGATGGGGTCGAGTTCTAATGATGCGTAAAGAGGCTGCTAAAGCTAGGAAAGAAGAACGCCGGCCTAACACTTTAATGGAATCGGATTACCTACTCGGAGTTTATGATAATAACAGAATGGGAGGACTTCGTTTTAAAACAACGTCCGATGGTGCATTTTTAGATGATGATGAAGCGATGGCAGCACCACCTTTCGCTGCACTTCGGGATCTTGAATTTGCCAGCTTACAACTAGAAAAAGAAGATGCCCCTGACAATCCAGAATACCTAAAATGGCTCAATATGCTAATGGCACCAGGATCTTCTTTGGGAGGTGCAAGACCCAAGGCAAACATTCGGGATACTGAAGGAAATTTATGGATTGCTAAATTCCCAAGTCAAAATGATCGTCAGGATATGGGCGCTTGGGAAATGCTTGCCTATCGGCTTGCCATTCAATCCGGTATTGAAATGGCACCGTCAAGGATACAAAAATTCTCACACCATCAACATACATTTCTAACACAACGATTTGATCGTAACAACGCTGGTACCCGTATTCACTTTGCTTCTGCAATGACCTTATTAGGATATACTGATGGAACGGACTATCAAGATGGGGTTAGTTATTTGGAGCTTGTGGAATTTTTGATGCAGAATGGAACTAACGTTGATAACGATCTCAAAAAATTATGGAGCCGCATTGTTTTTAATATAGCCATATCAAATACCGACGATCATCTTCGCAATCACGGATTCCTTTTGAGGGATTCGGGTTGGATACTTTCGCCGGCTTATGATATTAATCCAACCCCGAACGGTACTGGCTTGAAACTTAATATTTCAGAAACCGATAATGCGTTGGATTTTGACCTTGTACGAGAAGTAGCTCCATATTTTCGGTTAAAAGAAAAAGAGGCCGATGCTATTATCAATACAATTGGTCAGAATATAGCCCAATGGGAACAAATAGCGACGGATCTAGGTATTCCAAGAAACGAAATGGAATTAATGAAAAATGCATTTAAGTATTAAAATAGTTCATCCATACTATTTCTTGCTACAAAATAATATCATTTGAAATCAAGGGAAATGTCAAATTGAAAATGGGCTTATTCTGTACCTATTCTGTACCTATCGTAAAAAAGAAAGGCTTCACATTTCTGTGAAGCCTTGTCATTGCTAGTAGCGGGAACTGGACTCGAACCAGTGACCTTCGGGTTATGAGCCCGACGAGCTACCTACTGCTCTATCCCGCGATATATATTGTATAATATCTTATTTCAGTATGTTTCGATATCGCTTATTGCGTTATCGGGATGCAAATATACAACGCTTTTTTACTTCTCCAAAACTTTTTTTAAAAATTTATTGATCTCTTTTAGCTAAAATAAATTTCGATAGCTAATTTTCTATGGCTTCAAAGAACATCAAAAAAAATAACCTACTGACAGCAAACAAATTAAACAGTCTGATTATTGCTCAATATTTTCTGCTGCAAACTCCAGTAATTCCCCATCTTGAAAAGATACCGTAAACTCTATAGGATTACAGCAATTCTCGCAATCTTCAATATAGGTTTGGCGTCTTATCGAAGGATCTAAAAGTACTGAGATTTCCTCCCAGCAATACGGACATTGAAAAAAGTGCTCAAACATAATTAAAACTCAATATTTAGCAACTGGCCGGTTAATTGTAATAATTGAAGTTCGGCTAACTTTGCATCATATTTCGCTAAATTAAGACTCGTTTTGGCATCCAGCAAATTAATCTGTGCCTGTCTAAATTCAATAGACGAAATTTGCCCTAAGCGATACTGTTCTTCAGATCGGTTAAAATTATCCTGATTAGTGAGCACGTTTTCTTCCTGAACACGATAAATGTAAAGCTTATTCTCATAATTCCCCAAGGCATTAGCTATATCGCGTTCTACTTGTAATGCTATCTGTTTTTTTTGAAGTTGTTGATTTTCTTTATTGATTTTTGCATTCTGAATAGCCACGCTGGTTTGCCCTCCATCAAATAAATCCCAGGATAAATTAATCCCCGCAGAGAGGCCATCTGTAGTCGTGGTCGAACCCGGAAAAAATGCAGTAGCGGCACTAATATTCCTGTTCCAACCATAAGACCCCGTAAGTCCAACCGTAGGAAGATATCCAGATTTGCTTACTTTAATATCATAATCGCTAATAATGATGTTGCTTTGTGCTTGCAGCAAACTCACGTTATTGTAAGCTGATTGTTCTAAAAATGATTCGATTTGCAGCTGCGGAATAAAATCGACTAAAGTATCTACCTGAAATTCACGATTATTGATATCCCGGTTTAAGATCACATTTAAGTCCCTCTTGGTATTTTGTAATTGCTGACGGGTTTCAATAATATTGATACTATCTGTATTTACATCTACCTTCGCATTGAGTACCACCAGATTATTGGATTGCCCATATTCAAATTGATACTGGGCTCTTTTTACTCTCTCCTGGGAAATTTGAAGGGTTTCCTCTAACACCTCCATATTCTGGCTTAACCTGGCAACTTCATAATAAACGGTTAGTAGCTGAAGAATGGTATTTTCTATAGTTTCTCTGGCTTCTAATTGAGAAAGATTATATTGCTCTTTTAAACTTTTATAATTATAAAGCCTACCCAAACCATCAAAAAGAGTATAATCTAAATTTATTGAAGTACTGTAGGCTTCTCCTTCAATCCCCCTTTGATCTACATTTTCACCTCCTTCTGGCTCGGTAAGTCGGTCATTTAGGTCATAACTATATCCTCCTACAGCTCTTAGACTTGGTAAATAGCCAGAATTTAATATACTCTGATTATTTTCTGCAATGTCCACATTATTACTGGCTATTTTAATACCGAAATTACTTTCTAAAGCTCTGGAAATTACCTCTTCTTTAGTAAGCAGGGAATCCTGTAAAGGTTCCTGCGCGTTTGCTGAAAAAGATAGCCACCCGAAGAAAAAGACCGTAACATATATAATCTTAGTATTCATCTCTATTTTTTTCAGCTTCATGTAATTCTTTTATTGTTCGCTCTACAGACTCCCGTTCTACTCTTTCTCCGCTAGCAAGCCACTTAGTCTCTACTTTTATACGATTGGTAATTGATAATAATAAGGGCAGCAGGAAAAGGGTTAATAAAGTAGCAATCGCGATCCCATAACTAATGGAAATCGCCATTGGTTTTAAAAATTGCGCCTGTCTGCTCTTTTCTAAAAGCAAAGGCGCCATACCGGCAATGGTGGTTAAAGAGGTCAAGAAAATAGCTCTAAAGCGTGATTTACCGGCTTCGTAGATTGCCTCTTTAAATTTCAATCCATCCCGTAAATTACCATTGTACCTTCCTATAAGTACAAGTCCGTCATTAACCATAATTCCCACTAAGGCAATAATCCCCAAAGCTGAAAGCATATTGATAGGAAAATCATGAATCCAATGGCCCCATGCCACTCCAATTACACTAAAAGGAATCATAATCATTAAAAGCAAAGGCTGACTGTAACTTCTGAATGTAAATGCAATGGTTGCATAAATAAGAAAAAGAATAACAGGCAACACTGCACTAGCTGAACTTACCAGTTTTCCGGCTTCCCGATTCTGTCCTTCATAGGAAACACTCAAACTAGGATATTTTGCTAATAAATCTGGCATTACATTTTCCTGAATATCTGCCAAAATATCGGTAGAGCTTCCATTAGGATCTTCCATATCAGCACTTACCCTAATTTCACGCATCCCATCAAGGTGGCTTATCGATTCGGTGCCACGGATAATTTCATAATTCGCGATTTCATCAAATGGCACACGATTACCACTAGGAGTTACAATGCGCATATCATCCAAATCGTTTATTGAAGATCGATTTTCAAGATCATAACGCACCCAAACTCTAATCTCATCCTGCCCACGCTGAAAACGCTGTGCCTGTGTACCAAAAAAGCCATTTCTAACCTGTCGCATCACCTCAGCCAGATCCAATCCTAAAGCATACGCGTTCTCTTTTAAATGGATATTAATCTCTTTGATCCCTTTTGGATCACTATCACTAACATCCTTTAATAAAGGATTATTCTCAAAAATCGTTTTCAATTCTTCCTTCGCTGCTTCAAGTTCTTGAAGATTGTTTCCTAATAACGAAACCGAAACCGGAGATCCCCCAAAATTCCCTCCAGACCCAAAGGTTAGATTTTCCACTCCATAAACCGGTCCCACTTCATCACGTATAGCATTGGTGATTTCTGGAGCTCCAAAATCACGCTCTTCCCCTGGCAACAGGTTCACCTGTATAGAAGCTTTATTGTTCCCGGGCCCCACTCTTTTAATGGTGTTTTCAATAACCGATAGATTTCCGGTCTGCCGTTCGGTAAAATCTTTGTTTACGCGCCAGGCTGCTTCTTCAACCATAGTAATAATCGAGTCGGTTCTTTCAGGATTAACACCCTCAGGCATTAAAAGATCAATAGAAATCCTGTCACTGGCTACACTTGGGAATAAGGTAATTCTAATGATATTCCCCCCAATCGCTCCAAAGGTGAGAATTAAAACGGCTAATAAAATGCCAATACTCAGTATTTGCTGTTTAAGCACAAAATCTAAAGTAGGGGCATATAATTTATCACGAAGAAAAATCATGATCCGATCCCCTACTTTATTGATATCCCTCATTTTGCCGAAGAATTTTCCTATCGCTGTTTTAGGCTTAGGTGCATCACGTATTAAAGCCTTAGAATGAGCAATATGTGCTGGCAAAATAATAAGGGCTTCAATTAAAGAAACTACCAAGGTTAACATTACTACCGTTGAAACTTCACCAAAAAACTCTCCTATCCGGCTATCCAGAAAAAGAAAGCTGGCGAAGGCCAATATTGTAGTAATAATTGCTGAAATAATTGGCGGCACCACTTCAATAGTACCATCTAAAGCTGCTTTTATAGGGTTTTTTCCGCTTTCAAAATGCTGATAAATATTTTCTGAAATTACAATCCCATCATCCACCAGTATCCCAATAACGATAATCATCCCAAAAAGCGAAAGAACATTGATCGTTACATCGAATTGCTCTGCAAAAATGAACATTCCAAGAAATGCTACCGGCAAACCAAAAGCTACCCAAAAAGCCAATCGCGTATTTAAAAATAGGGAGAGAAAAAATAATACCAGCACAATGCCCATTATTCCGTTTTCTACCAGTAATTGCGTTCTTTCCTGTAACCGAATAGAGGAATCAAAAATCACATCTAACTGAACGTTACTGCTTTTGCGGTTATAATCTTCTATATATTCATTTACCTGGGCGGCGGCGGCAAGTAAATCTTCAGAATTGGTATTACTTATCGTAATATTTACACTCTGATTACCATTAAAAAAAGAAGCATTTGGTGTTTCTGAAAATTGATCTGAAACCCTGGCCACATCAGATAATCTAATAATTTCTCCGCTGGTTGTGGATTTTAAAACCAGATCCTGTAAATCTTCAGCGTAATAGGCTCGATTATTAGCTCTAATTAAATAATCTTCGCTGCTGGTTTTAATGGTTCCTCCCGTAGTTAATATATTAGCTCCCGAAACAGCTTGAGCCACTTCTTCAAAAGTGAGGTTATAGGCCAGAAGATCGTTTTCCCTAACTGCAATTTCAATCTCTTCTTCAGGGAAACCATCGATTTCAATCTGGGAAATCCCATCCATCATTCGCAAATCGTTTTCAATTTGCTCACTAATTCTTTTTAAGGTGACTAACGGAATTTTCTCTCCACTAATAGCAAAACGAATCGTAGGCCTTATGGACTCTTCTTTAGCTACGATTAAAGGCTCCATACCTGTTGGAAAGGTAGGAACACGATCTACTGCATTTTTCACCTCGGTAAGCATTACATCGATATTCTCGTCGCGCTCGATTTCTACCGTAATGGAGCCACCGCTTTCTCTAGCAACAGAGGTTACCCGTTCTATACCATCTAAACCTTTTAAATTATCTTCTATTTTAAGGATAATCCCTTCTTCAATTTCCTCTGGTGCCGATCCTGGGTAAGTGACATCAATATTTATCATTCGGCTTTCTTCCAATGGAAAAAACGAAGATTTTAAAGTAAAGGCCCCAATGGCTCCAAACAAAAGG from Zunongwangia profunda SM-A87 harbors:
- a CDS encoding helix-turn-helix domain-containing protein codes for the protein MPRNSLILLPKNQKLLQAVGENIKLARLRRKLTMDQVSERAGISRPTLSSLEKGSPSISLGIILQVLLVLGLEKDILLLAKDDTLGRKIQDADLTVKERGPKNTKK
- a CDS encoding type II toxin-antitoxin system HipA family toxin, encoding MTQERKEILVYAHWDGIEDPFLMGSLYATPSRGKEIFSFEYAKEWLQSDYAQIIDPDLQLFEGAQYLTDEKSNFGIFLDSSPDRWGRVLMMRKEAAKARKEERRPNTLMESDYLLGVYDNNRMGGLRFKTTSDGAFLDDDEAMAAPPFAALRDLEFASLQLEKEDAPDNPEYLKWLNMLMAPGSSLGGARPKANIRDTEGNLWIAKFPSQNDRQDMGAWEMLAYRLAIQSGIEMAPSRIQKFSHHQHTFLTQRFDRNNAGTRIHFASAMTLLGYTDGTDYQDGVSYLELVEFLMQNGTNVDNDLKKLWSRIVFNIAISNTDDHLRNHGFLLRDSGWILSPAYDINPTPNGTGLKLNISETDNALDFDLVREVAPYFRLKEKEADAIINTIGQNIAQWEQIATDLGIPRNEMELMKNAFKY
- a CDS encoding CPXCG motif-containing cysteine-rich protein, yielding MFEHFFQCPYCWEEISVLLDPSIRRQTYIEDCENCCNPIEFTVSFQDGELLEFAAENIEQ
- a CDS encoding TolC family protein; protein product: MNTKIIYVTVFFFGWLSFSANAQEPLQDSLLTKEEVISRALESNFGIKIASNNVDIAENNQSILNSGYLPSLRAVGGYSYDLNDRLTEPEGGENVDQRGIEGEAYSTSINLDYTLFDGLGRLYNYKSLKEQYNLSQLEARETIENTILQLLTVYYEVARLSQNMEVLEETLQISQERVKRAQYQFEYGQSNNLVVLNAKVDVNTDSINIIETRQQLQNTKRDLNVILNRDINNREFQVDTLVDFIPQLQIESFLEQSAYNNVSLLQAQSNIIISDYDIKVSKSGYLPTVGLTGSYGWNRNISAATAFFPGSTTTTDGLSAGINLSWDLFDGGQTSVAIQNAKINKENQQLQKKQIALQVERDIANALGNYENKLYIYRVQEENVLTNQDNFNRSEEQYRLGQISSIEFRQAQINLLDAKTSLNLAKYDAKLAELQLLQLTGQLLNIEF
- a CDS encoding efflux RND transporter permease subunit — its product is MRKLISYFIKYEVAVNIVIIAFLLFGAIGAFTLKSSFFPLEESRMINIDVTYPGSAPEEIEEGIILKIEDNLKGLDGIERVTSVARESGGSITVEIERDENIDVMLTEVKNAVDRVPTFPTGMEPLIVAKEESIRPTIRFAISGEKIPLVTLKRISEQIENDLRMMDGISQIEIDGFPEEEIEIAVRENDLLAYNLTFEEVAQAVSGANILTTGGTIKTSSEDYLIRANNRAYYAEDLQDLVLKSTTSGEIIRLSDVARVSDQFSETPNASFFNGNQSVNITISNTNSEDLLAAAAQVNEYIEDYNRKSSNVQLDVIFDSSIRLQERTQLLVENGIMGIVLVLFFLSLFLNTRLAFWVAFGLPVAFLGMFIFAEQFDVTINVLSLFGMIIVIGILVDDGIVISENIYQHFESGKNPIKAALDGTIEVVPPIISAIITTILAFASFLFLDSRIGEFFGEVSTVVMLTLVVSLIEALIILPAHIAHSKALIRDAPKPKTAIGKFFGKMRDINKVGDRIMIFLRDKLYAPTLDFVLKQQILSIGILLAVLILTFGAIGGNIIRITLFPSVASDRISIDLLMPEGVNPERTDSIITMVEEAAWRVNKDFTERQTGNLSVIENTIKRVGPGNNKASIQVNLLPGEERDFGAPEITNAIRDEVGPVYGVENLTFGSGGNFGGSPVSVSLLGNNLQELEAAKEELKTIFENNPLLKDVSDSDPKGIKEINIHLKENAYALGLDLAEVMRQVRNGFFGTQAQRFQRGQDEIRVWVRYDLENRSSINDLDDMRIVTPSGNRVPFDEIANYEIIRGTESISHLDGMREIRVSADMEDPNGSSTDILADIQENVMPDLLAKYPSLSVSYEGQNREAGKLVSSASAVLPVILFLIYATIAFTFRSYSQPLLLMIMIPFSVIGVAWGHWIHDFPINMLSALGIIALVGIMVNDGLVLIGRYNGNLRDGLKFKEAIYEAGKSRFRAIFLTSLTTIAGMAPLLLEKSRQAQFLKPMAISISYGIAIATLLTLFLLPLLLSITNRIKVETKWLASGERVERESVERTIKELHEAEKNRDEY